The following coding sequences are from one Paenibacillus sp. JDR-2 window:
- a CDS encoding spore germination protein, with protein sequence MTDDLITDCRDFVQLNKIISQSSDYKSIHVSAGSKQLNICYFITLIDAKSLQANVIHPLQNRALDSELERLEDIKNWIPIEDVEISDRVEDVQAKLLKGCVIASFTQDDRKYAIISIPTVEGVRQNNDTENEFSVVGPKIGFVESLDTNIGLLRSQVNIPNLVVKEILIGTTSKTRVAIVYIDGVTNKEYVQTIEQRLEAIDYDVIFDTSQLDQFISDNSLTPFPLFLSTERRDRVVYALITGQVAVISDGSPYFITGPSTLFDFFNSPEDYYLPWILGSFFRLIRIFGVIFSLFATSMYIAITTFHYEVIPRDLLEPLIFSRRNVPFPPLLEVLFLEITIEFLREAGARLPTKIGQTLGIVGGIVIGQATVLAGLTSNILVIIVAFSALASFATPIYKMSNAIRFLRFPMILASSIWGALGMFIGIGFLLVHLTRLTSLGVPYIVPINPLRIRDLKDSFIRPSYQFSNKRPSYLRTESTVRYKPGKVKKQNNLDRE encoded by the coding sequence ATGACTGATGATTTGATAACTGATTGTCGGGATTTTGTCCAGTTAAACAAGATCATAAGCCAATCGAGCGATTATAAATCGATTCATGTTTCCGCGGGCAGTAAGCAGCTGAATATCTGCTATTTCATTACATTGATTGACGCGAAGTCCCTTCAGGCGAATGTCATTCACCCTTTGCAAAACCGGGCTCTGGACTCGGAGCTTGAGCGCCTTGAGGATATCAAAAACTGGATTCCGATTGAGGATGTGGAAATCTCGGACCGGGTAGAAGACGTACAAGCCAAGCTGTTAAAAGGCTGCGTTATAGCTTCGTTTACCCAGGACGACCGCAAATATGCGATCATCTCTATCCCAACGGTTGAAGGAGTACGCCAAAACAACGATACCGAAAATGAATTCAGCGTTGTTGGACCAAAGATAGGATTCGTGGAGAGTCTGGATACGAATATCGGATTATTGCGGTCTCAGGTTAACATTCCTAACTTGGTTGTGAAAGAAATCCTGATTGGAACAACGTCCAAAACAAGAGTCGCCATCGTTTATATCGATGGGGTAACGAATAAGGAATACGTGCAAACCATCGAACAAAGGCTGGAAGCCATCGACTATGACGTTATTTTCGATACCTCCCAGCTGGACCAGTTTATTTCGGACAATTCATTAACTCCCTTTCCGTTATTCCTGTCCACGGAACGGAGAGATCGGGTCGTCTATGCGCTCATTACGGGGCAAGTGGCGGTAATTAGTGACGGATCGCCTTATTTCATTACAGGCCCTTCCACATTATTCGATTTTTTTAATTCCCCGGAAGATTATTATCTGCCTTGGATCCTGGGGTCTTTCTTCCGATTGATCCGTATTTTTGGCGTCATTTTTTCGTTGTTTGCAACCTCCATGTATATCGCGATCACCACTTTTCATTACGAGGTAATCCCAAGGGATTTGCTGGAACCGCTCATATTCTCCAGGAGAAATGTCCCGTTTCCGCCTCTTCTGGAAGTGTTGTTCCTCGAGATTACAATCGAGTTTCTTCGGGAGGCCGGTGCCCGGCTGCCAACCAAGATCGGTCAGACTTTAGGTATCGTAGGCGGTATCGTCATTGGTCAAGCTACGGTTCTGGCCGGGTTGACGAGCAATATTCTGGTTATTATCGTAGCCTTCTCGGCGCTCGCTTCGTTCGCCACGCCGATCTATAAGATGTCGAACGCGATCCGCTTTTTGCGCTTTCCCATGATTCTTGCGTCGTCGATATGGGGAGCTCTGGGAATGTTTATCGGGATTGGTTTTCTGCTTGTCCACTTAACCCGTCTGACCTCGCTTGGCGTCCCGTATATTGTACCGATTAACCCTTTAAGGATCCGGGATTTGAAGGACAGCTTTATACGCCCGTCTTATCAATTCAGCAACAAAAGACCAAGCTACTTAAGAACGGAGTCAACGGTCAGGTACAAGCCGGGCAAGGTGAAAAAACAGAATAATCTCGATAGAGAATGA
- a CDS encoding Ger(x)C family spore germination protein, translating into MTVLRGKVFLMLILSSLLTACGDTNIVNSIKFVQTIGYDAVENGVTSSAIIANYEEQGKSKLEFYVTESKSIYDSMPKLNMKLDFPIEYGQLRMALFGERFARKGIKTAIESLIRDPKISSRAHLGVADTEALKMLNIAENRNDPYFMSDMIEQNIRYGNLPRINLHLTFFDFYGSGRDFFLPHFTVERDEIKLDGIALFKEDKFKTKIGIKDSFLMKLLMEDSSNGSIMIPVKGTDQTGDEFFLMNSIHSKTTYKVVRTGPPASIDIRVKLDAQVKDVPQWIDLTSADQLALLEKCIETYCRNEIRKFIALLQSHDVDPLGLGDLIRSRSKEWSPQEFQKHYKELSATVSVTARIIRTGAGG; encoded by the coding sequence ATGACGGTGTTGAGAGGCAAGGTTTTCCTGATGCTTATTCTTAGCTCGCTGCTTACGGCTTGCGGCGATACGAACATAGTCAATAGCATTAAATTTGTTCAAACCATAGGATACGATGCCGTCGAGAACGGGGTAACCAGCAGTGCCATAATCGCCAATTACGAAGAACAGGGAAAATCAAAGCTGGAATTTTACGTGACGGAGTCCAAATCCATCTATGACAGCATGCCAAAGCTCAACATGAAGCTTGACTTTCCGATCGAATACGGGCAGTTAAGAATGGCGTTATTCGGAGAACGCTTTGCGCGCAAGGGCATAAAAACAGCGATCGAAAGCCTGATCCGCGATCCTAAAATATCCTCGAGAGCTCATCTTGGCGTTGCGGATACGGAAGCTCTGAAGATGCTTAACATAGCCGAAAACCGGAACGACCCCTATTTCATGTCCGATATGATCGAGCAGAATATAAGATACGGCAATTTGCCGAGGATCAATCTTCACTTGACGTTTTTTGATTTTTACGGGAGCGGCAGAGATTTCTTTTTGCCTCATTTCACCGTGGAGCGGGATGAGATCAAGCTTGATGGCATTGCTTTGTTTAAAGAGGATAAATTCAAAACCAAAATTGGCATAAAGGATTCCTTTTTGATGAAGCTGCTGATGGAAGACTCGTCAAACGGGAGCATAATGATTCCGGTAAAGGGAACGGATCAAACCGGCGACGAGTTTTTCTTAATGAACAGCATTCATTCGAAAACAACGTATAAAGTGGTTCGGACCGGCCCGCCGGCTTCCATTGACATCCGGGTGAAGCTTGATGCTCAAGTAAAGGATGTCCCTCAATGGATTGACCTTACTTCGGCGGATCAGCTTGCTTTGCTGGAAAAATGCATAGAGACCTATTGCCGGAATGAGATTCGGAAGTTTATCGCTTTATTGCAAAGCCATGACGTGGATCCGCTTGGCCTGGGGGACTTAATCAGGAGCAGATCGAAGGAGTGGAGCCCGCAAGAGTTTCAGAAGCATTACAAGGAGCTGTCCGCGACAGTAAGCGTAACGGCTCGCATTATTCGTACGGGCGCAGGAGGTTAG
- a CDS encoding GerAB/ArcD/ProY family transporter, translated as MNNEIDEKYKISPYLIIFPLYVSMVGIGILFYQRTVIKHAGYNAWISVILAGISIHVLIWMIYKLLSTMEGAHDIAAINNKLFGKILGSLFNAAIALYFVFGAFVKFKVYIELIQVWLFPSMRFLYVSIVILLLVYYAVSGGIRTVTGISVWATMISCVSIVPQVMLAFPYLHPLNLLPLWNHSVSEVLLSSKDMAFNFLGFEILLLFYPFVKTPEKSQKWAHLILFLVSLLYLVILVMAFMFFTEEQLRHTIWPTLNMIGIFEVPLLQRLEYIAISLWFIKIVAGIAVYIWAACRGTKLAFRIRPRLFLALSLIAIAILCEVIRDHRTVEKLSEIYSQVGLYFIYVYIPFVFLGVLIRQWRVSRLRRTG; from the coding sequence TTGAACAATGAGATCGACGAGAAATATAAGATATCTCCCTATTTAATCATCTTTCCTCTGTACGTCAGCATGGTCGGGATAGGCATCCTTTTTTACCAAAGAACCGTTATTAAGCATGCCGGTTATAATGCGTGGATCTCGGTTATTTTAGCGGGAATCAGCATTCATGTTCTTATATGGATGATATATAAGTTATTGTCAACAATGGAAGGGGCGCATGATATAGCCGCCATTAATAACAAGCTGTTCGGCAAAATTTTGGGCAGCCTCTTTAATGCGGCGATTGCGTTGTATTTTGTATTTGGGGCATTCGTGAAATTCAAAGTTTATATTGAATTGATTCAAGTCTGGTTGTTCCCGAGCATGAGGTTTCTATACGTCAGCATCGTTATTCTATTGCTTGTTTACTACGCGGTTTCCGGCGGTATCCGTACCGTAACGGGCATTTCGGTGTGGGCGACGATGATTTCGTGCGTGTCGATAGTCCCGCAGGTTATGCTTGCTTTTCCGTATTTGCATCCGTTAAACCTGCTGCCGTTATGGAACCATTCCGTATCCGAAGTTCTTCTCTCCTCCAAAGATATGGCCTTTAATTTTCTGGGCTTCGAAATCCTTCTTTTGTTTTATCCGTTTGTTAAAACCCCGGAGAAATCGCAAAAATGGGCGCATCTTATCCTCTTTTTGGTCAGCCTGTTATATTTGGTCATTTTGGTTATGGCCTTTATGTTTTTCACCGAAGAACAACTGCGCCATACGATCTGGCCGACATTAAATATGATCGGCATCTTTGAAGTGCCGCTGCTTCAACGGCTTGAATATATAGCGATCTCGTTATGGTTTATCAAAATTGTAGCAGGCATAGCCGTCTACATATGGGCGGCATGCCGCGGAACCAAGCTTGCTTTCCGCATAAGGCCGCGATTGTTTCTGGCATTGAGCCTTATCGCGATTGCGATACTCTGCGAAGTCATTAGGGACCACAGAACGGTTGAAAAGCTGTCGGAAATCTATTCCCAGGTTGGTCTATATTTTATATACGTCTACATTCCATTCGTATTTCTTGGCGTTCTGATCCGGCAATGGCGGGTAAGTCGCCTTCGGCGGACAGGCTAA
- a CDS encoding YjfB family protein gives MMDIPAMSVALSQSKLMNDVGISVLKMAKDHSTEQSQQLIQMMAQSVQPHLGGNIDLKV, from the coding sequence ATGATGGATATTCCGGCTATGTCCGTTGCTTTGTCCCAAAGCAAGCTTATGAACGATGTTGGAATCAGCGTGCTCAAAATGGCGAAGGACCATTCGACGGAGCAGTCGCAGCAGCTGATCCAAATGATGGCGCAAAGCGTGCAGCCCCATCTGGGCGGCAATATCGATTTGAAAGTGTAA
- a CDS encoding DoxX family protein, whose protein sequence is MHILGIIIQSWLLFSMVFFAITKLTGAKHQVELFDSIKLPQWFRVVTGLVQLIGAVGLIIGYWYPGMAGWAGVWIGITMFFAILSHLRVKHTFGKMFPAILNLVIAAAVILLFAEDLAHPFG, encoded by the coding sequence ATGCATATTTTAGGGATTATCATTCAAAGCTGGCTGCTGTTCTCAATGGTTTTCTTCGCGATTACGAAGCTTACCGGCGCCAAGCATCAGGTGGAGCTATTTGATTCAATCAAGCTTCCGCAGTGGTTCCGCGTCGTTACAGGGCTTGTTCAGTTGATTGGGGCTGTTGGACTCATTATTGGTTACTGGTATCCCGGCATGGCAGGCTGGGCGGGAGTTTGGATTGGGATTACGATGTTTTTTGCGATTCTGTCGCATCTGAGAGTAAAGCACACATTCGGCAAAATGTTCCCGGCTATCCTGAATCTCGTCATAGCAGCCGCGGTTATCCTTCTGTTTGCAGAGGATCTGGCTCATCCGTTTGGCTAA
- a CDS encoding alpha/beta hydrolase, whose product MTEKTASNKIVLEPEALKFAQDTANPPYLFDLGPEKGRETVDNVQAGDIAKPPVDITDLTIEGGPSGQVSIRILRAPDTTKKLPAILYIHGAGWVFGNAHTHDRLIRELAVGAEAAVVFPNYSLSPEAKYGVAIEEIYATLLWMAENGEEHGLDTSRLYVAGDSVGGNMTAAITLMAKERKGPQIQKQLLFYPVTDAGNDTESYKEFATGYFLRRDAMAWFWDQYTTNREEREEIYASPLRATTEQLKGLPQALIITGEADVLRDEGEAYANKLREAGVRVTQARFQGTIHDFVMLNALADTSAARGAMLLANAWLKE is encoded by the coding sequence ATGACAGAAAAAACCGCAAGCAACAAAATCGTGCTGGAGCCGGAGGCTTTGAAATTTGCGCAGGATACGGCAAATCCGCCGTATTTGTTCGACCTTGGCCCGGAAAAGGGCCGCGAAACGGTAGATAACGTTCAAGCCGGAGATATTGCGAAGCCGCCTGTCGACATCACCGACCTGACGATTGAGGGCGGACCAAGCGGGCAGGTGTCTATCCGCATTCTCCGCGCTCCCGATACGACAAAGAAGCTCCCGGCCATTCTCTATATCCATGGTGCCGGCTGGGTGTTTGGCAACGCCCATACGCATGACCGGCTTATCCGCGAGCTGGCGGTTGGGGCGGAGGCCGCCGTTGTTTTCCCGAATTACAGCTTGTCGCCGGAGGCCAAATACGGGGTGGCTATCGAAGAAATTTATGCAACTCTGCTATGGATGGCGGAGAACGGCGAAGAGCACGGCTTGGATACGAGCAGACTCTATGTGGCCGGGGACAGCGTTGGCGGCAATATGACGGCAGCCATAACGCTTATGGCAAAAGAACGAAAAGGACCTCAGATTCAGAAACAGCTGCTTTTCTATCCGGTTACGGATGCAGGGAACGATACCGAATCCTACAAGGAATTCGCGACAGGTTATTTCCTTCGCCGTGACGCTATGGCCTGGTTCTGGGATCAATATACGACAAACCGCGAGGAACGGGAGGAAATCTACGCCTCTCCGCTGCGCGCGACAACCGAGCAGCTTAAAGGCTTGCCGCAGGCTCTAATCATTACGGGTGAAGCGGACGTTCTTCGCGATGAAGGCGAGGCTTACGCGAATAAGCTTCGCGAGGCTGGCGTGCGGGTCACGCAGGCGCGCTTCCAGGGAACGATTCACGATTTTGTTATGCTTAACGCTCTGGCAGACACGTCTGCTGCCCGCGGAGCGATGCTGCTGGCGAACGCTTGGCTGAAGGAATAG
- a CDS encoding type I glyceraldehyde-3-phosphate dehydrogenase has protein sequence MNNIAIFGFGRIGRQLLRVALQDQLFVPVSISDIKDEATLAALFEVDTNYKRWPEPVAGTEGTIKIGDRSILYLNSSQEIPNWSELGVGLVIDCTGRAVTRQVAELHLERGAKRVLVSGPSKTLDDCDAVLLKGINLDSFDPEKHKIISMASCTTNALAPVVKLVRENFGIQYGLFSTVHSYTNTQSLTDQPMRDRRDSWAAAENIIPSSSGAAKALKFIWPDLQITGKAYRIPTRTGSIAELNLVTEKPCTAQEINDMFRQAAQDGPLNGVLDVLEGEWASSRIVGDSHSSIIDLPLTHVQGGLLSVAAWYDNEWGYASRLAEVAAFLGRH, from the coding sequence ATGAACAATATTGCTATTTTTGGATTTGGAAGAATCGGTAGACAGCTTCTTCGCGTAGCTTTGCAGGATCAGCTGTTCGTACCGGTATCCATCTCGGATATTAAAGACGAAGCGACGCTTGCTGCCCTATTTGAAGTCGATACGAACTACAAGCGTTGGCCGGAGCCTGTGGCCGGCACAGAGGGAACGATCAAAATCGGCGACCGCTCCATTCTATATTTGAACTCGTCGCAGGAAATTCCGAACTGGAGCGAGCTTGGCGTTGGGCTTGTCATTGACTGTACGGGACGGGCGGTGACGAGACAGGTTGCGGAGCTTCATCTGGAGCGCGGCGCGAAGCGCGTTCTCGTCAGCGGACCAAGCAAAACCCTCGACGATTGCGATGCGGTATTGCTGAAAGGCATTAATCTCGACAGCTTTGATCCGGAGAAGCACAAAATCATCAGCATGGCGAGCTGCACGACCAACGCGCTCGCTCCCGTTGTTAAGCTGGTCCGGGAAAACTTCGGCATTCAATACGGCTTATTCTCGACGGTGCATTCCTATACGAATACCCAGTCGCTGACCGATCAGCCGATGAGAGACCGCAGGGACTCTTGGGCAGCCGCGGAAAATATTATTCCATCCTCTTCGGGTGCGGCAAAGGCGCTTAAGTTTATTTGGCCGGATTTGCAAATTACGGGGAAAGCTTACCGGATTCCTACGCGTACCGGAAGTATTGCGGAGCTCAATCTGGTAACGGAAAAGCCGTGTACCGCTCAGGAAATTAACGATATGTTCCGTCAAGCCGCACAGGATGGTCCGCTTAACGGAGTCCTTGATGTGCTGGAAGGGGAATGGGCTTCCTCGCGTATCGTAGGCGATTCCCATTCTTCGATTATCGATCTGCCGCTGACCCATGTACAGGGCGGACTTTTATCCGTTGCTGCCTGGTATGATAACGAGTGGGGTTATGCATCACGCCTCGCCGAAGTAGCGGCATTTTTAGGCCGGCATTAA
- a CDS encoding ABC transporter ATP-binding protein: MPALEKLRFENVAKSFIVRDPKQKGATQQFTAVKDLSFTVKEGEFITLVGPSGCGKSTLLDLISGLSLPSSGRIYMDGKEITGPGLDRGIVFQQYALFPWKTARGNIEFGLEAKGIPKHERRELAEHFLALVGLSAFANRYPHELSGGMKQRVAIARSLAFNPDVLLMDEPFAALDAQTRETLQSELLRIWQKTKKTIIFITHGIDEAVYLGERVVVLTPGPGTVKKIVDIPLKHRLDDADIRSNPEFVKARHEVWSLLHELEYQGAYI; the protein is encoded by the coding sequence ATGCCGGCATTAGAAAAGCTGCGATTCGAGAATGTGGCAAAAAGCTTTATTGTGCGCGATCCGAAACAAAAAGGGGCGACGCAGCAGTTTACGGCGGTTAAGGATTTAAGCTTTACCGTCAAGGAAGGCGAGTTTATTACCTTGGTAGGACCAAGCGGCTGCGGAAAATCAACCCTGCTTGACCTCATTAGCGGTCTGTCGCTTCCATCTAGCGGACGTATTTACATGGACGGGAAGGAAATTACCGGTCCCGGCCTCGACAGAGGGATTGTTTTTCAGCAATATGCTTTATTTCCTTGGAAGACGGCAAGAGGGAATATCGAGTTCGGACTGGAGGCAAAAGGCATACCGAAGCATGAGCGGAGGGAATTAGCGGAGCATTTTCTAGCGTTAGTAGGACTAAGCGCCTTCGCTAACCGGTATCCCCATGAATTGTCAGGAGGCATGAAGCAGCGAGTAGCGATTGCCAGAAGCCTTGCCTTTAACCCGGATGTTCTGTTAATGGATGAACCGTTTGCGGCGCTTGATGCGCAGACGAGGGAAACCTTGCAAAGCGAGCTGCTTCGGATCTGGCAGAAAACGAAAAAGACGATTATTTTCATCACGCATGGCATTGACGAAGCGGTATACCTGGGAGAACGCGTTGTTGTTCTGACTCCCGGTCCGGGTACGGTGAAGAAAATCGTCGATATCCCCTTGAAGCACCGGCTGGATGATGCGGATATCCGCTCCAATCCGGAGTTTGTAAAGGCGCGGCATGAGGTATGGAGCTTATTGCATGAGCTGGAGTACCAGGGCGCGTATATTTAA
- a CDS encoding ABC transporter permease — protein MENVKAVPRPLQSRRIKLNVSLNIRKLFKQSIVLILLALVWQFAPLAGFADPAFLPPFSDVIQALWNLILSGELFHHFAASMIRSLSGFALALVIAIPLGLAIGWYPLARELLNPVMELFRNTAALALLPVFMLILGIGETSKIAIVLFACTWPILLNTIAAVGNVDPLLIKSARSMNLSSFKLFIKVILPASVPTIFTGIRMAGTGAILVLIAAEMVGAKEGLGYLITYSQYNFQIPEMFAGILTIALLGLLINQGLSVLERKLSKWKQQV, from the coding sequence ATGGAAAATGTAAAAGCGGTTCCTAGACCCTTGCAAAGCAGAAGGATCAAACTGAACGTCTCGCTTAATATCCGCAAGCTGTTCAAGCAGTCTATCGTCCTGATTTTATTAGCTCTGGTCTGGCAGTTTGCTCCCCTTGCGGGATTCGCGGATCCCGCTTTCCTGCCTCCGTTCTCCGATGTCATTCAGGCCTTGTGGAATTTGATATTGTCCGGCGAGCTGTTCCATCATTTCGCGGCGAGTATGATTCGTTCGTTAAGCGGATTTGCTTTAGCCCTTGTTATCGCCATCCCGTTAGGGCTTGCGATTGGCTGGTATCCTCTTGCCAGGGAACTGCTTAATCCGGTTATGGAGCTGTTCCGCAACACGGCGGCGCTCGCTTTGCTCCCGGTGTTTATGCTCATCCTCGGAATCGGAGAGACTTCCAAAATCGCCATTGTATTGTTCGCCTGCACGTGGCCGATCCTTCTGAACACGATCGCGGCTGTCGGCAACGTCGATCCGCTGCTAATCAAATCAGCCCGGTCCATGAATCTCTCGTCCTTTAAGCTGTTCATCAAAGTTATTCTGCCGGCGTCGGTGCCAACGATCTTTACCGGAATCCGGATGGCGGGAACCGGAGCGATTCTCGTGCTTATCGCCGCCGAGATGGTAGGCGCCAAGGAAGGACTTGGCTATCTCATTACGTATTCCCAATATAACTTTCAAATTCCCGAAATGTTTGCGGGTATCCTCACCATCGCTTTGCTTGGCTTGCTGATTAACCAGGGACTAAGCGTGCTGGAACGTAAATTGTCCAAATGGAAGCAGCAAGTATAA
- a CDS encoding LLM class flavin-dependent oxidoreductase: MTQKQMKLGAFFNLPGHHVASWRYPSTDPRRTLDLEYLKGLAQTAERGKFDMIFFADILGLKRLGNFATSTVKLDPLIIIAALAAVTRNIGLTATLTTTYNEPFQVARKFAAIDHLSGGRAGWNVVTSGNEKEAQLFGKEKHLEHARRYERAEEFVELTKKLWFSIEEEALVIDKENGRFLDVDKVHPVDHQGEWFKVQGLLDAPSTPQGYPVIVQAGSSEAGKELAAKTAEVIFTAWQTLEEAQSFYRDVKGRLARYGRRPDDLKIMPGVFITVARTEAEAIAKRKDLNSYISPEVGLEYLSNFIGVDLSGYDVDAPLPASGESEDKTNPQIRKNIIRALAEREGLSTLREVYEFIAGARGHREIVGTPAQIADQLEEWFLNEGADGFNIMPPTFPEGLNDIVELVIPELQRRGLFRTEYESHTLRGNLGLSIPINPYRKQPQQSHQ, translated from the coding sequence ATGACCCAAAAACAAATGAAGCTTGGAGCTTTCTTTAACCTGCCGGGCCATCATGTGGCCAGCTGGCGTTATCCGTCGACGGATCCTCGCCGGACCTTGGATTTGGAGTACTTAAAAGGGCTGGCGCAGACGGCGGAGCGGGGCAAATTCGATATGATCTTTTTCGCGGATATCCTTGGTCTCAAGCGTCTAGGCAATTTCGCTACCTCAACCGTTAAGCTTGATCCGCTTATTATTATCGCGGCGCTTGCGGCAGTCACCCGGAATATCGGCCTGACGGCAACTCTGACGACCACTTATAACGAGCCTTTCCAGGTGGCGCGCAAGTTCGCGGCAATCGATCATTTATCCGGAGGGCGTGCGGGCTGGAATGTGGTGACCTCAGGCAACGAGAAGGAAGCGCAGCTGTTCGGCAAGGAAAAGCATCTCGAGCATGCGCGGCGCTACGAGAGGGCGGAGGAGTTCGTCGAGCTGACGAAGAAGCTCTGGTTCTCCATCGAAGAGGAAGCGCTTGTTATCGACAAGGAGAATGGCCGGTTCCTGGACGTTGACAAGGTGCACCCCGTTGATCACCAAGGGGAATGGTTTAAAGTGCAGGGTCTGCTCGATGCTCCGTCGACGCCGCAAGGTTATCCCGTTATCGTGCAGGCGGGATCTTCGGAGGCGGGGAAAGAGCTAGCCGCGAAGACGGCCGAGGTTATATTTACCGCCTGGCAGACACTGGAGGAAGCGCAGTCTTTCTATCGGGACGTGAAGGGACGTCTTGCCAGATACGGACGCCGGCCGGATGACCTGAAAATTATGCCGGGCGTGTTTATCACGGTTGCTCGCACCGAAGCCGAAGCGATTGCGAAACGCAAAGATTTAAACAGCTATATTTCGCCAGAGGTTGGTCTGGAGTACTTATCGAATTTTATCGGCGTCGACTTGAGCGGTTACGATGTGGATGCGCCGCTGCCGGCCAGCGGGGAGAGCGAGGACAAGACGAACCCTCAGATCCGCAAGAATATCATTCGGGCTCTTGCGGAGCGGGAAGGCTTAAGCACGCTTCGGGAGGTTTACGAGTTTATCGCAGGAGCACGGGGACACCGGGAAATTGTAGGTACGCCCGCTCAGATCGCGGATCAGCTGGAAGAATGGTTTCTCAATGAAGGGGCCGACGGCTTTAATATAATGCCGCCTACGTTCCCCGAAGGTTTAAACGACATTGTTGAGCTAGTTATTCCGGAGCTGCAGCGCCGAGGATTGTTCCGCACGGAATACGAAAGCCATACGCTGCGGGGGAATCTGGGTTTATCCATTCCGATTAATCCCTATAGAAAGCAGCCGCAGCAATCGCATCAATAA
- a CDS encoding ABC transporter substrate-binding protein: MKKRFTHVHAFLLTMGLVSALLAGCSESKAKSGEEDKVLQYNAAPGSVSFPELAKDLGYLGDLELESIGSTTGGPESIQLTATKQIDFGSAFNGAIIKSISQNVKIKSVIGSYGSDKNTYIGAYVLADSLIKSPKDFIGKKIGVNTLGAHLEFVTKDYLRKGGLTEKEIEQVTLVTIPSANAEQILRSKQIDVVLMSGIARDRALDKGGIVELFKDTDVYKTEFTAGDYFFREDYIKKNPDTVRQFVEGVAKAIEWARTTPREEVIQRFEAIIKKRDSNEPTENLKYWKSTGIAQAGGVITPGEYQVWIDWLVANGDLKKGQVKAEDLYTNEFNSYAKK, from the coding sequence ATGAAAAAACGTTTTACTCACGTTCATGCCTTTTTGTTAACGATGGGCTTAGTCAGCGCGCTGCTTGCAGGCTGCTCGGAGAGCAAGGCAAAGTCGGGGGAAGAAGATAAGGTGCTCCAGTACAATGCGGCTCCGGGAAGCGTATCGTTCCCGGAGCTGGCGAAAGATTTGGGGTATCTCGGCGACTTGGAGCTGGAATCGATCGGGAGCACGACAGGCGGTCCGGAAAGCATTCAATTAACGGCAACCAAACAGATCGATTTTGGTTCTGCTTTTAACGGAGCGATTATCAAATCCATCTCGCAAAACGTAAAGATCAAATCCGTTATCGGCTCGTACGGCAGCGATAAGAACACCTATATAGGTGCTTATGTGCTGGCAGACAGCCTGATTAAATCGCCAAAGGATTTTATCGGCAAAAAAATTGGCGTCAATACGCTGGGAGCCCATTTGGAATTTGTTACGAAGGATTATTTAAGGAAAGGCGGCTTGACCGAAAAGGAAATCGAACAAGTGACGCTTGTGACGATTCCGTCCGCCAATGCCGAGCAAATTCTGCGCAGCAAACAGATTGACGTGGTGCTTATGAGCGGTATCGCAAGAGACCGTGCCCTGGACAAAGGGGGCATTGTTGAGCTCTTTAAGGATACGGACGTCTACAAGACTGAATTTACGGCAGGCGATTATTTCTTCCGGGAGGATTATATCAAGAAGAACCCGGACACGGTGAGGCAGTTTGTTGAAGGAGTAGCCAAGGCTATCGAATGGGCGCGCACGACTCCGCGGGAAGAAGTCATTCAGCGGTTCGAGGCCATTATCAAGAAGCGCGACTCCAACGAGCCAACCGAAAATCTGAAGTATTGGAAGAGCACCGGAATTGCGCAGGCCGGAGGCGTTATAACGCCGGGCGAATATCAGGTCTGGATTGATTGGCTCGTAGCTAACGGCGATTTGAAGAAAGGCCAGGTTAAGGCGGAAGATTTGTACACCAACGAGTTTAATTCCTACGCGAAGAAATAA